One part of the Parabacteroides distasonis ATCC 8503 genome encodes these proteins:
- the dusB gene encoding tRNA dihydrouridine synthase DusB has product MKIGSIDLGERPVFLAPMEDVTDISFRLMCKRFGADMVYTEFVSSDALIRSVNKTQQKLNVSDDERPVAIQIYGKDVASMVEAARICEEARPDILDINFGCPVKKVAGKGAGAGMLRNIPLMLEITREVVKAVNIPVTVKTRLGWDADNRVIVDLAEQLQDCGIAALSIHGRTRAQMYTGEADWTLIRAVKNNPRMQIPIIGNGDVTSAEICKQRFEDYGVDAVMIGRASIGRPWIFREVKHYLTTGELLPQEPFSWYLDILKKQVEQSVERLDERRGILHIRRHLAATPLFKGITDFKQTRIAMLRAETVNELFEIMNNIPKKYGISE; this is encoded by the coding sequence ATGAAGATTGGTTCAATAGATTTAGGGGAGCGTCCGGTATTCTTGGCGCCTATGGAGGACGTGACGGATATCTCGTTTCGTTTGATGTGCAAACGCTTCGGAGCGGACATGGTATATACGGAGTTCGTATCGAGCGACGCGTTGATCCGCAGTGTGAACAAAACACAGCAAAAACTAAATGTCTCCGATGATGAGCGTCCGGTCGCTATCCAGATTTACGGCAAGGACGTAGCCTCGATGGTAGAGGCCGCACGTATTTGCGAGGAAGCTCGTCCGGATATTTTAGATATAAACTTTGGTTGCCCCGTAAAGAAAGTAGCGGGCAAGGGAGCCGGAGCCGGCATGCTACGCAATATCCCGTTGATGCTGGAGATCACGAGAGAGGTGGTGAAAGCCGTGAACATCCCCGTCACCGTGAAAACCCGTTTGGGATGGGATGCCGACAACCGCGTTATCGTGGATCTGGCCGAGCAACTACAGGATTGCGGTATCGCCGCCCTCTCCATCCACGGACGTACACGGGCGCAAATGTACACGGGCGAGGCGGATTGGACCTTGATCCGTGCCGTAAAAAATAACCCTCGCATGCAAATCCCTATCATCGGGAATGGCGACGTGACTTCCGCCGAGATATGCAAGCAGCGTTTCGAGGACTATGGCGTAGACGCCGTAATGATCGGTAGGGCTAGCATAGGCCGCCCTTGGATCTTCCGGGAGGTAAAACACTATCTTACGACCGGGGAATTATTGCCACAAGAGCCTTTCTCTTGGTATCTGGATATCCTAAAAAAACAAGTGGAGCAAAGCGTGGAACGATTGGACGAGCGTAGGGGAATCTTACATATTCGCCGTCATCTGGCAGCTACTCCACTCTTCAAAGGTATTACCGATTTCAAGCAAACACGGATCGCCATGCTACGTGCGGAGACTGTTAACGAATTATTCGAAATTATGAATAACATTCCTAAAAAGTACGG
- a CDS encoding DNA-directed RNA polymerase subunit alpha C-terminal domain-containing protein, with protein sequence MPELITIEEAARITGFPSEDIQYWAKSHKITSYSVTRDSRLVDLANLREFISHIEHLGIQKLYLQLIIEDKKEEADEIIAQHDDFLFCLRSLKNISPLLKQITAELATFIHDKQDRYIFTEITSGTKMQDVAKRCDISYDRLCYRYKNIVLRLQESTGFLAEYKKTIKYQDLEIERLRLENRNMEYELKSLYKKALESGLYIESPRSLVSIPQSAAKRICQPITNLTLSPYIRKCLAKLEIETIEDLLRYAKKKGLDSLLDMPGFGTLGLDQLKFQLEKHKILNKAGQSELYQYIINDPDY encoded by the coding sequence ATGCCTGAACTTATTACCATAGAAGAGGCCGCCCGTATCACGGGTTTCCCCAGCGAAGATATCCAATATTGGGCCAAAAGCCATAAAATAACCTCTTACTCCGTGACGAGAGACAGTCGCCTCGTGGATCTGGCCAACCTGCGTGAATTCATCTCCCATATCGAGCATCTGGGAATACAGAAACTATACCTGCAACTGATCATCGAAGACAAGAAAGAAGAGGCCGACGAGATCATCGCCCAACACGATGATTTCCTGTTCTGCCTTCGATCCCTTAAAAACATCTCTCCCCTCCTTAAACAAATTACCGCCGAACTAGCTACATTCATACACGACAAACAAGATCGATACATATTCACGGAAATAACCTCGGGCACCAAAATGCAGGATGTAGCCAAACGTTGCGATATATCCTACGACAGATTGTGCTACCGGTATAAAAACATAGTACTCCGATTACAAGAGAGCACCGGATTTCTGGCTGAATATAAGAAAACAATCAAGTATCAGGATCTGGAGATAGAGCGTTTACGGCTCGAGAACAGGAATATGGAATACGAGTTGAAAAGCCTGTACAAAAAGGCACTTGAAAGCGGTTTGTATATCGAATCTCCCCGATCACTCGTCTCCATACCCCAAAGTGCCGCCAAACGGATATGCCAACCCATCACTAACCTCACCTTGTCTCCCTATATCCGCAAGTGCCTCGCGAAGCTGGAAATAGAAACCATAGAAGATCTGTTACGCTACGCGAAGAAAAAAGGCCTCGACTCATTATTGGATATGCCGGGCTTCGGTACCCTTGGTTTGGATCAGTTGAAGTTCCAGTTGGAGAAGCACAAGATCCTAAATAAAGCGGGGCAATCCGAGCTCTATCAATATATCATAAATGATCCGGATTATTAA
- a CDS encoding acyl-CoA thioesterase, with amino-acid sequence MKEYIFKLTDKVRDYECDLQGVVNNSNYQHYMEHTRHEFLESLGENFGAMHEKGIDAFVARVDIQFKNSLRSGDRYTSCLNVYKKGVKLVFEQDIYRESDGALATKGVVESVVVENGKLTRGEYFDEMLKRIESKQA; translated from the coding sequence ATGAAGGAATATATTTTTAAACTGACAGACAAGGTTCGCGATTACGAGTGCGATTTGCAAGGCGTGGTGAATAACTCCAATTACCAGCATTATATGGAGCATACCCGGCATGAGTTTCTAGAGTCGTTGGGTGAGAACTTCGGCGCCATGCATGAGAAGGGCATCGATGCTTTTGTGGCCCGTGTGGATATCCAGTTCAAGAACTCCTTGCGGAGCGGCGATCGGTATACTTCTTGCCTGAATGTATATAAGAAAGGGGTGAAACTGGTGTTCGAGCAAGATATTTACCGGGAATCCGATGGGGCGCTGGCTACTAAAGGAGTCGTGGAATCCGTTGTCGTAGAGAATGGCAAATTAACCAGAGGAGAATATTTCGATGAGATGCTAAAGCGAATAGAATCAAAACAAGCATAA
- the dprA gene encoding DNA-processing protein DprA codes for MTDKQIYQIGLTMINGVGDILARHLLEALGDAEAVFTEKRQSLEKIPGIGDSIITEIKRADVLLRAEKELAFAQKNGISIYFLKDMNYPERLRECPDAPVLFYFKGNADLNAAHIISVVGTRRASTYGQEVTERLLRDLSVIFPDLLVVSGLAYGIDICAHRNALKNQLPTVGVLAHGLDRIYPPVHRSTAVEMLERGGLLTDFPSGTNPDRQNFIRRNRIVAGLADATIVIESAEKGGSLITADIAFSYGRDVYAFPGRVTDINSKGCNGLIRQNKGGLITCADDLIMAMRWDVAQKTDALPVQTQLLFPENEESERILSFLEMRKESHINELSVALNLPVHQLSSLLFELELDGKIKSMPGSIYKRMKPL; via the coding sequence ATGACAGACAAACAGATTTACCAAATTGGCCTTACTATGATTAATGGGGTGGGAGATATCCTAGCCCGCCATCTTCTGGAAGCGTTGGGGGATGCGGAGGCCGTGTTTACGGAAAAGCGCCAGTCGCTAGAGAAGATACCGGGTATCGGCGATTCGATTATCACCGAGATTAAGCGGGCGGATGTGCTTTTACGGGCAGAGAAAGAATTGGCTTTTGCCCAAAAGAACGGTATCTCTATCTATTTCTTGAAAGATATGAATTATCCGGAACGTCTGCGGGAATGCCCGGACGCTCCGGTTTTATTTTATTTCAAGGGGAACGCGGATTTAAACGCCGCCCATATCATCAGCGTTGTGGGTACTCGTAGGGCCTCCACTTATGGACAGGAAGTGACCGAGCGTTTATTGCGGGATTTGTCCGTGATTTTCCCGGATCTATTGGTCGTTAGCGGACTCGCATATGGCATCGATATTTGCGCTCATCGGAATGCGTTGAAGAACCAATTGCCCACGGTGGGCGTATTGGCGCATGGTTTGGATCGTATCTATCCTCCCGTGCATCGCTCTACGGCGGTCGAGATGTTGGAGCGGGGAGGTTTATTGACCGACTTTCCTAGCGGGACGAATCCGGATCGGCAGAACTTTATCCGGCGAAACCGGATCGTAGCCGGTCTGGCGGATGCCACGATCGTTATTGAATCGGCGGAGAAAGGAGGCTCTTTGATCACGGCGGATATCGCTTTCTCGTATGGCCGGGATGTCTATGCCTTTCCGGGCCGGGTAACGGATATCAACTCTAAAGGATGTAATGGCTTAATCCGGCAGAATAAAGGAGGCTTGATCACTTGCGCTGACGATTTAATCATGGCGATGCGTTGGGATGTCGCTCAAAAGACAGATGCGTTACCGGTCCAAACCCAATTATTATTTCCTGAGAACGAGGAGAGTGAACGGATCTTGTCGTTCTTGGAAATGCGAAAGGAATCTCATATCAATGAATTGTCCGTAGCCTTGAATCTTCCGGTACATCAATTATCTTCTCTGCTCTTTGAGTTG
- a CDS encoding peptidase U32 family protein translates to MKKKDFEIMAPVGSYESLMAAIQGGADSIYFGIEGLNMRSRSSNNFTTEDLRKIVAICGEHGIKSYLTVNTVIYGEDLPLMREIIDAAKDAGVSAIIAADVAAMSYANSIGQEVHLSTQLNISNVEALKFYARFADVVVLARELNLKQVHEIYQEIVKQQIKGPKGELIRIEMFAHGALCMAVSGKCYLSLHEMNASANRGACMQICRRAYTVHDKDSQIELDVENQYIMSPKDLKTIHFMNKMMDAGVRVFKLEGRARGPEYVRLVTECYKEAVKAYCEGTFDEEKIAVWDERLRRVFNRGFWDGYYLGQRLGEWSSKYGSGATRKKVYVARGIKYFSGIGVAEFEMESGSLRVGDEILVTGPTTGAVMQTVDEIRVDLKPVEETVKGERFSIKMSEKIRPSDRLYKMEKVQIEKELR, encoded by the coding sequence TTGAAAAAGAAGGATTTTGAAATAATGGCGCCTGTCGGTTCCTATGAATCGTTGATGGCGGCTATACAAGGAGGGGCCGACTCCATTTATTTCGGTATCGAAGGATTGAATATGCGTTCTCGCTCGTCGAATAATTTCACGACGGAGGATTTGCGTAAGATCGTCGCTATTTGCGGCGAACATGGTATCAAGAGTTATCTCACGGTTAATACGGTTATTTATGGTGAGGATCTTCCGTTGATGAGGGAGATTATAGATGCCGCTAAGGATGCGGGTGTCTCCGCCATTATCGCCGCCGATGTAGCCGCTATGAGTTACGCAAATAGCATCGGGCAAGAGGTGCACTTATCCACGCAATTGAATATCTCGAACGTGGAGGCGTTGAAGTTTTACGCCCGCTTCGCCGATGTGGTCGTATTGGCTCGCGAATTGAACTTAAAGCAGGTGCATGAGATTTATCAGGAGATCGTGAAGCAGCAGATCAAGGGCCCGAAAGGGGAATTGATCCGCATAGAGATGTTCGCTCACGGGGCTTTGTGCATGGCCGTGTCCGGTAAATGCTATTTGAGTTTGCATGAGATGAACGCTTCCGCCAACCGGGGGGCTTGCATGCAAATTTGTCGTCGTGCCTATACGGTGCATGATAAGGATAGCCAGATCGAGCTGGATGTGGAGAATCAGTATATCATGTCGCCGAAGGACTTGAAGACGATTCATTTCATGAATAAGATGATGGATGCCGGCGTACGTGTGTTCAAGCTGGAGGGGCGTGCCCGCGGGCCGGAGTATGTGCGTCTCGTGACCGAATGTTATAAAGAGGCGGTCAAGGCTTATTGCGAAGGTACCTTCGATGAGGAAAAGATAGCGGTTTGGGACGAGCGTCTGCGCAGGGTCTTTAATCGCGGTTTCTGGGATGGCTACTATCTGGGACAACGATTGGGTGAATGGAGCAGTAAATATGGCTCCGGTGCTACCCGTAAGAAAGTGTACGTGGCACGGGGTATCAAATACTTCAGCGGAATCGGTGTCGCCGAGTTTGAGATGGAGTCCGGTTCCTTGAGAGTAGGCGATGAGATCTTGGTAACGGGTCCCACGACCGGAGCCGTTATGCAGACCGTCGATGAGATCCGGGTAGACCTGAAACCGGTGGAGGAGACCGTGAAAGGGGAACGCTTCTCGATAAAGATGTCCGAGAAGATCCGCCCGTCCGATCGTCTTTATAAAATGGAGAAAGTACAAATCGAAAAAGAACTACGATAA